ACGATGAATCATGCAAGAAGGAAGTGTCACTTGGAAAAGTCCTCCCTAGTGCGAAGCTGGAGCACGTGGACTCGGGCTACAAATTCAGTGTTGAAAGACTGCCTCCGACCCTTACTACACTCTGCTACAAGTGCTCGCCAAAGTCGCCAAATACAGTGAAGGAGGTGGAAGTGCCTGAGTGTACGGTCAAGATCAACGTCGTAGGCGGAGAGTCGTCAACGGCGGCAGGTGGCTCTCTGCGACTTGCTACCTTTTTTGTTTGTCTGTCTATCGCGGGCATGCTCTACTTGTTCTAGAAACTCTTGTTCTGGAGCCTCGGATACAGGTCCTGCTAGTGTGAAATGTGCCCGGGTAGGAGAAGCGCTTCGATTGTCAAAGTGGCGTCGAAGCGACTCACGGCAAGGCTACAGGCTCAAGAATTTGAGCCTTCCTGAATAGTGGCGACAGGTGCAGAGTGGCGGCCCTCCTTGTGAGCCCATCGAGTAGAGGTGGTTTTACCGGAAGGGGCGGAACCTTGACCAACTTTCCATCTGTCCCCATACCTGGGGGGGTATGGCGAGATCGCTCGCCCTGTGTGTGACAGACACGCGGTGCCTGCCAATGGGGTTCCCGTTTCCCCAGGCTCGTCAGTTTCTGTCGATCCCGAGTGCGGCTCTCAAACTGAGGTATCAGGCAGATCTGTCTTTGGTGGCTTCGTCGGTTACGAAACAGCTGCAGACGGCTAGCAGGTAATTGCGCGAGGGACAAGGCGGGTGTGGTACGAGGTGGTTCCTTGCGCAGCCCGCACCAATCAGCCCATATGCGGTGGGCGTGCTTGAAGGGGTTGGACACGCCCGTGTCATGTGGTGTATGTTATTGGATCGGCCGGGTCAGACGAttcgtcgctgcgcagaACCTCGGGGAGGTCGTGCGGTGACCGTGCGAACGAAGCGCCGACGGGTGCATAGGTTTACACACATGACAAGATGAACTGCAGCGACTGTATAGCTTTACGaaccccctctctctcctcgttggTCTCCGCGGGGCACAGTGCGCCGGCGTTCCCGTGTTTCGTCCCTCGTTACCCGCCAACAGAGCTCCCCCGCACACGTGTTTCCGTCCAGCGTTACAGAGGATGCGGGCACTGCAGGTGAAAAGCGACGGGTGCATTTGTCGGCGAAAGGGGTTTCGCCGGCCCCAAGGCGGTAGGTAGTACCGCCTCTCACTTGGAGAGACTCGTCTTTCTGtagagcagcggcagctgcctaTGGAGGCGAGAATTGGACCGCTCTCGATGCATGACGTCCTCCATGTGTTCTGTGTCCCATTATACTTGTTTAATATGATTTGGTTTCCGTTTGTCGCAGTCCCACATGCCCCCgaccccccgccccctccccccccccgcgacATCTGTGGGAGACCTAACTCCATGCTTTCCAGAATTTGCTGTGGTGGTCGCCAGGCGGCGCTTGGAACAAGGCTGTCAACATTGTGTGACGCCCCATATGAGCCTTTGAAGACAAAAACGAACTAGGAAGTGGCCTCCTCGTTGACAACCATAGCGCTGCATTTTATCCCCCGCACCAAGAGGAGTAGCATGACGCACAGTTGCATCAGTAGAGATAGCAAGAGAAGTCACAGGGCGCTGGATCTGTCCACGGGTTTGCTCTCTTCTCTAGATCGGCTCCCTGCCTTCTAGGCGTCTGTTTGACCCTCTACATAGTCGCCAATGGATTCAGAGACCTTCGCCGGTGAATGTGCCCAATTATGGTGCTCATGCAGACTTATTGAAGCATACACATGTATCAGCGTTCCCTTACAGTCCGTGTTCTACCTGTTACTCACACGCCACTCAAGCGATCACTGGGAAATTACGCGACGTTCGTGACTGCACTCGCGATGAAACACGAAGCTAATAATCTCCTCGTGAGGCACGGTTCTCTAGTCTCCCAAGTCTCCTATAATGGGTATATGCGCATCGAATTGCAGGTGCCACAGGAAAGAAGAGCTAGTGTCAACATGTCTGTAAGGCGTAAGTACGGTTGTGACTGCACGGTAGGGGAGTAGAGGAAAGAGCGTTAGCCAGCTACTTTCAAGTAGCTGCATCGAGGGCTGTCCGGTGGAGGCGTACCGTAACAGTTGGTGTCTCTACCACTCTTTATAGAGCAATTCTGTCTTCTGCACCACCAGCATTCCATAGATCGTTCGGCGAAGTAATGTTTCTGGGAGCCGTCGGATTAGGCATAGACTTTCAACAGCTGTTTTGCAGGCATTGAACGGCGCCGCTCTTGAAGTCGCGGAGCCCTGTGTCTTGTAAAGCGCCTAGGGTTTCCGCCAAATCCAGAATGCAGCGGAGCCCAGAGACATGTCGGACTCCATGGTTATATCATGTTAAGCTTTCTTATCCCCAAAGAATCAGCTAATGAATAGGAGGCAGCGCACTGCGGTGAATAATGTTTCCCCGACTACGAGGGGTGAAGACGTGGGCCCCCTCTTCAGCCCACACCCGACCGCGGCGGTGATATCTCCGCTGACTACGCCGTGAGCAAAACATGCGCCCAATGTGCAGCCACAGTAGACAGCACCATCATAGCGCGCATCATTCCACATGCTTGGACGCCGTTACTCTGCATGGTTTCCTTTGGTGGCAAATTGGTGCCTAATTCTCTACAAAACGAATCCAAGGTGCGGCAACGCCATCGAGTTAGGGCGCACTGGGCGGTTTCCCGTTCCTGGTCCTGTGCTACCTCTTCCCATTGAGACTGTTAGATTCCTCTCCTCGTGCCCTTTTTTTCCGGATCTGAGGCGGTTGTGCATTTGTGCTCTTTCAGAGCAGATTCCTCAGTTCATGCCCTTCTTCCAGCAAGAAGACAATGGCTACCCGTGTCTTGCTCGCGAGCTggcgggcggctgccgctctAGCAGTTGCCATCGCCGTGTTCACGTCACGGACAGTTCGAGGGGGGACCTCGAGGAAGAATCAACCTCGAAAAGCACCTGCAACGAAGCAAACACTGCTGTAGCTGTTCGAGTCGACCCGGAAACGAAACAGGCTCGGTTCGTCTGCGCTCCCCCGACGCTTCACCTATGGCCGCCAGTggacagcgacggcgcgggtTCCACATACTTCAAAGATGACAACCTGAACGAGAGAGGGGACTTGGCAGCATCGTTCGGTGAGGGCTCCAGGCTCCTCAAGCACAGTACCAGAAACGGAAGTCCCTCCGAGCCAACCGTCCCGATAACTGCCACACTGACGATTGGAACACTTCCAGAGACTCTGCAGGTCATCTACTTCGCTTGTGGCGCAGATGCAGGTAGCCTAGGGGAGTCATCCGAAGAAGGTTTGAGTTCAGGAAGCCCCAGCGGTAGTGGGGGGAGTGCTGGAGGACCAGGAAGCGCAGGAGCAGCtctggcgggcggcggacaGGGATCGAGCCACTCAGGTGGTGACGGACACCCTGGGGGGAATAACGCCGACGAAGGAGGTAAAGACAGTCTCgaaaaaaacacgaaaaaGGATGGCGGAAGCAGTTTGAATGTGTCTGATCCAGAGAAGTCAGGTGAGCCTCAACTAGGAGCACACGGCTCGATCGGAGCACAAGGACCTCACCCTGCTGGTGTGCCTGGAGTGCCGGCTGGCGCCGTGGGGGGTGTTGTGGGGGGGAGCACCACACAGGAAACGGAAGCAGAACTGAGAAAGGACGACGTAAAAAGGAGCCCTACATCGATGCTGCGGGCAGTTCCTCGACCATCGAGCCCCAGCCGCTGTGTCGTCACAGTGACGGTTCCGGCGAATGCCAGCGCAAGCAGTAAGTCGactttctgcgttttctaGACGTATAATGCCGTAGACGTTACTGAAAGGCCTACAGATCTAAAAACATTTGTCACGACCACAAATGAAAAGCTAACTGTCCAAGTGCACAGTTAAGCGTGTGGTGCGAAGTGTGCCGGCTATCCACAGGTCACCAATGCAATACGTAGTCCTCGCTCCATGATCAAGCGTTTCAAGCAGTAGTATGCCGCTCAGCTTAGTGCATGCTGCCGCCTACAGTGGCAGATGCTGATGAAGATATACACTCGGTCCTTCGGTAGCTACCGAGGATAATTTGGTTACAAAGAGACTGAGGGAAGATCCAAGCTGCTGGGAACGTGTCAATTACACTGTGTTATGCTCCGACGATGCGCCACTCCGGCAAGTTAATGCATAGTCTGCCGGAGTGTGGCTACTCGTTTCTATCTCTCTGTGAATTCATGCAGCTTGCACTACGGAGAAGAGGACAATGGAGCTCGATGTCAACGACCAAACTAAGAGCGTCGACTTCAAGTGCGACACAAAtatctcttcgctctctcctccaAACAGCGCGACGACTGTGTACGATGGATCATGCGAGAAGGAGCTGTCACTAGAAAAAGTGCTTCCGACTGCCAAGGTGGAATCCACGGATTCCGGCTACACATTCAGGGTGGACCAGCTGCCACCGACCTCGACCACAGTCTGCTACAAGTGCTCTGCGAGTGCAGcacagacagagaaggccTCAGGCTGTGCTGTGCATATCAAAGTGGCAGGagctgcttcctcgtcggcggTGGCCAGTAGCTCCGTCTTGTATCCCGTGCTTGTGTCGTGCTTTTGTTTATTCGGTCTCGCTTTCTTGTAGTTTTTTCGTTGACGCTACTCATCGCTTTCATGCCTTCTGCCTGAGGACGGTGTAGTGCGTCGCAGATTATTCAGTAGAGTTCCGAACAGGCTCGTCTGGCGATTTCCACCGAGGCGAATGCCGGAGCATGTGACCACATCACTGAGTAAACAAATGCATAAATCGAGGGGGTTGGGAGTATGAGTTTCGCTTACCTCAAACATAACATCAACGGCATGATGACGGAGAAGAGGACCTCTGCTTCCCGACGGAAAACTTGTCAGCATCCGTGTGGTTCCATCGATATGTAGTGAGTTCCTCATGCAGCCTCACGACTGTCTGACCTCCGCCTCAACCCTAATGCGCGTGACTGCAGTCAGTTTTTGTCCTCCAActgggcgccggcgaaggctcCAGAACTGCAGAACGTAGGAAATGCAGAATATCCCGCTCCCCGGCGCTTGAGGCTATTTGCTCCCAAACAGCCCCTCTGTTTGCCGATTCACAACCGCCCTTTCTGAATGGCTTCAACCACAGCCGCATGGAATGTCTACCTCTGGCAACCGTGGTTTGGCCAGCGCCGGCACTCTCTACGGGCGAAGCAGATACTGCGCAATGCGTTGATTCGTTTGGCACCATTTCCAGCTGAAGAACACCAGGTTTCACTTACACTGCTTCCGTTTCGCCCCGGTATATTGAGCGTTCAGAGGAGATCCGCTGCGGGTTTGGCTAGCCCCCAACTGCTCATGAGACCGTCCGTTTTGCTCTGAGGATCGCTGCACCGGGCGACAGGTCCCCGTGCAAGTCGCGAGCGGTGTGTCTTGCGCGGGATCGATGCGTGCATGCGAGGTATCAAAGAGCCACATTTGTGTCGAGTCATGTGCTCAACAGTATCACCAGAACCGTTATCGATACGCGAGTGCAATGTCCTCTTCAGTGCATGTGCCTGTCAATGCCCCCCGAAACAAGCGACAGCTTCGActgcctcttcggcctcctcgGACGCGTCCACGCTGGGATCTCGGGATCAATCATCGATCGCCCGCTCCGCGTCGGCACAAGCTTATCTTTGATCGCCGCAGTAATCAGCAGCTGTGTAAGAAGGGAATTTGAGCACCACTGTCTTTCTTCGGTCACAAATATACTCTAGACTGTAGGCATCCATGGCGACACCGGATGTCACAACCGCGTACTGTAGGAGGATGGCAGTTCTCGTTTTTGCCATCGCCCTACTAATATGCCCCACGGTCCAtgaggccgcgaaggacCCAGCAGGAGCAGCCACAAACGTTTGCAGTTCGGCAGATTCTTCAATATCTATCCAGGTCGACCCCAAAACGAAACAAGCGGAGTTTGTCTGTGAGAAACCGACAACATATGTGTGGCCGCAAGAGCGTGACGGTGTTGTAGGCGAGTACTTTATGGATCAGGCTGTCAGCGCTCCAACCGGACTGGTTGGAGATTTTGGTGAGGGTTCACAGCTTGAGGTGCAAAAGAAAGGTGAAGAATCCGTGCCACCGACACCCGTAACCGCGCGCCTAACAGTCGCAATGCTTCCTGACTTGCAGCGGACTATCTACTTCGCTTGCAGCACCAAAGCATATCAGGCAGGGCAGTCAGAAGGCCTGCCACCGAATACTGATGACTTGCATAGTGAGCAGGAGAACTCGAACAGTGAAGGCTCCCACAAGCCAGGCGGTGTTGTAGGACTCGGCGGAGAGGGACAGGGCCCTGACCACATTCCCGATCACGAAACAGAGGAGACCGGAGATCGAGGAGAGActgaggaggcgctgaagcCAGTaacgccttcttctcccagCAATGGAGGAGTTGGTGCAGCAGACGCCCCTAGGCATTCAGAAAACGACGCAGGTGGACTGGAAGAAGTGGTGAAAAAAAATACAGTGGTTACCGGCGTGTCTCCGCAGAGCCCTGGTGCAAGcgaggcgccgtcgctcggctCAGGCACCCCACCCTCGGCCCCGGAGGCTCACAGTGCAGGCGGAGTGGGTCTAGAAATCACACGGCCGGACCAAGCAGATCAAAACGCAGTGGTCCAAAAAGACCAAGGCGAGGACACGCCGAAGGAGGCACGGGAAGGCTCAAGActtcggcgcctggcgggaCGATCAGACAACACGAAATGCATTGTCGCAGTGACAGTCCCCGCGGACCCAAGTGCACTCAGTAAGTCCGACATCTGCTCGATTGCAACAGACGCGGGACAGGGAGGCTCAGACCTGCACATTTGCTGGCTGTAACGACCTCTCCCTGAAACGGGCCATTGGTATCTGATGGCTGCCGGCGTAATGCGAGACATTTCCACCTGTGGGAGTCGCCATCCATCTGCCACGTCTGGATATGGGATATCCGTGAAACTCACATCACATTACGAAAGAACGTCTTTCCAGCAGGTGCCGAGCGTAATTGCTCAGCTGGCGGTGTCTATGAAAACTGTTGATTCTCCGTGTGCCCGTCTCTTCGATCGAATTTTTGTACCCGCTGAGTGGCCACGGCACAAATTGTTTTTCGTGTGTTCGTCTTGCCTGCCCACAGCTTGCACTACAGAGAAGAGGACAATGGAGCTCGATGTCAACGACCAAACTAAGAGCGTCGACTTCAAGTGCGACACAAAtatctcttcgctctctcctccaAACAGCGCGACGACTGTGTACGATGGATCATGCGAGAAGGAGCTGTCACTAGAAAAAGTGCTTCCGACTGCCAAGGTGGAATCCACGGATTCCGGCTACACATTCAGGGTGGACCAGCTGCCACCGACCTCGACCACAGTCTGCTACAAGTGTTCGGCCCCTTCGGAGCATGCAGAAAGGACAGAgggtgcggcggcgtgcaCCATCAAGATAAGGATTGCCAACGCCTTCTCCAGTGGTGCTGCCACAAAGGAGTCATGGCCAGCCCTTGCGTTGGGTGCCACGCTCATTGGCTTCGGCGTATACACCGTCGCGTAGACCACAGTATGGTCGACAGGTCGGAGGTGTGGTTTCTATATGGTCAATCACTGAATTGGCATTACTCAAAATAGCTTATCACTACGGAATGATGCCAAACTCCGTCATTTTTAGGAGGAGCCGCGCCACCTTGTGGTACAAGGATCTTTATCCAGCAATGAATGGCAGCACAAATATATATCGACGCAAAGTCTTCGAATGGTTACAGCGTACATGGATTTCCACGCTCATGCTTTATAAAAAGCCGTTCATCTGACGTGCACTTTAAGTGGTAGTGTGCCAGGTGCCACGGGTCCGGTGGTACCGCGTTTGCAAGTTATCAAGTGTATTCTGAACAGGTCATGAGAAGCCTGTCAAGCTGTTTCGAAAAAGAGGGTATACCTCGAGAAACTATCTGTCCGAGTGAGGATGCCCAGCCCAATTCCAGTGAAGCCGCACAACGCTCACATCAGAAATTTCATGTGGAGGTCTTAATCAGTACTGGGTGAAGATCGGGCGAGAGCCGTCCACTACAGGTGGTCTTTTGGGAAAAGGTGTCATTGTGATTTGTCACTGGTCCGCCTCCAGCAACTAGCAATTCTCGAACCTCTGTCTGACAGTCTTATCCAACGCAGCAACTGAAGACGTTTCCATCAAATCCCGCGCAGTGTTCTCGAGACAACGGCCACCTGCACATGCAGCCAACCCAGCAGCCGTGTGAGAGTTTTCGTGACGTTCTGTACTGTCTCCGCTGACTTCAGCGTCATCCACGGCGGGCTGGCTGAACAACTGGTGACTTACGGGTAATTTGGCTGTTCTTCAGAGCCCATATGTGGGGCTCGCTTCGCAGTTGCGGACGCATCTCCGCTTGGCTCGCTCCACAGTGGACGAATGACCAACCCTGTTCAGACTATCTCAGATGATTTTAGTTCCCTTCGCCCTTTGAATCATGTGGTTCTCCTGGCTCGAAGCATGGGTCCTGGTATGGTCTCAAACAATGCCTGGTAAGACACGCCATGCACGTGTTCACTTTCCAAGGCAGGATGTGGCGAAGTTAGCAAGCATAAAAGAA
This portion of the Besnoitia besnoiti strain Bb-Ger1 chromosome VII, whole genome shotgun sequence genome encodes:
- a CDS encoding hypothetical protein (encoded by transcript BESB_079270); the protein is MATPDVTTAYCRRMAVLVFAIALLICPTVHEAAKDPAGAATNVCSSADSSISIQVDPKTKQAEFVCEKPTTYVWPQERDGVVGEYFMDQAVSAPTGLVGDFGEGSQLEVQKKGEESVPPTPVTARLTVAMLPDLQRTIYFACSTKAYQAGQSEGLPPNTDDLHSEQENSNSEGSHKPGGVVGLGGEGQGPDHIPDHETEETGDRGETEEALKPVTPSSPSNGGVGAADAPRHSENDAGGLEEVVKKNTVVTGVSPQSPGASEAPSLGSGTPPSAPEAHSAGGVGLEITRPDQADQNAVVQKDQGEDTPKEAREGSRLRRLAGRSDNTKCIVAVTVPADPSALTCTTEKRTMELDVNDQTKSVDFKCDTNISSLSPPNSATTVYDGSCEKELSLEKVLPTAKVESTDSGYTFRVDQLPPTSTTVCYKCSAPSEHAERTEGAAACTIKIRIANAFSSGAATKESWPALALGATLIGFGVYTVA
- a CDS encoding SAG-related sequence (encoded by transcript BESB_079260), whose protein sequence is MPFFQQEDNGYPCLARELAGGCRSSSCHRRVHVTDSSRGDLEEESTSKSTCNEANTAVAVRVDPETKQARFVCAPPTLHLWPPVDSDGAGSTYFKDDNLNERGDLAASFGEGSRLLKHSTRNGSPSEPTVPITATLTIGTLPETLQVIYFACGADAGSLGESSEEGLSSGSPSGSGGSAGGPGSAGAALAGGGQGSSHSGGDGHPGGNNADEGGKDSLEKNTKKDGGSSLNVSDPEKSACTTEKRTMELDVNDQTKSVDFKCDTNISSLSPPNSATTVYDGSCEKELSLEKVLPTAKVESTDSGYTFRVDQLPPTSTTVCYKCSASAAQTEKASGCAVHIKVAGAASSSAVASSSVLYPVLVSCFCLFGLAFL